The Pseudomonas baetica genome includes a region encoding these proteins:
- the fliH gene encoding flagellar assembly protein FliH, which translates to MDKHDDDVTDLIRARDVRGFESWALPSFDPPKPEPEPEPEPEPPEMEEVPLEEVQPLTLEELESIRQEAYNEGFAVGEKEGFHSATLKVRQEAEVALAAKLASLEQLMSHLFEPIAEQDTQIEKSLVDLVQHITKQVIKRELAIDSSQIEHVMRDALKLLPLGVDNVRLYVNPQDFEQAKALRERHEESWRIVEDESLLPGGCRVETAHSRIDASIESRVIQVMDKLFDQLHEQVLHPAEPDVSLDIPEDIKPAAVPEEPLADEPDAP; encoded by the coding sequence ATGGATAAGCACGATGACGATGTGACGGATCTGATCCGTGCCCGCGATGTTCGCGGCTTTGAGTCCTGGGCGCTGCCCAGCTTCGATCCGCCAAAACCGGAACCCGAGCCAGAGCCCGAGCCTGAACCGCCGGAAATGGAAGAAGTGCCGCTGGAAGAAGTCCAGCCACTGACGCTTGAGGAGCTCGAAAGCATCCGCCAGGAGGCTTACAACGAGGGCTTCGCCGTTGGCGAAAAAGAAGGTTTTCACAGCGCCACGCTGAAGGTGCGTCAAGAGGCCGAAGTGGCCCTGGCGGCAAAACTCGCCAGCCTTGAGCAACTGATGAGTCATTTGTTCGAGCCGATCGCCGAGCAAGATACCCAGATCGAAAAGTCGCTGGTCGATCTCGTGCAACACATCACCAAACAGGTGATCAAGCGCGAATTGGCGATCGACTCCAGCCAGATCGAACACGTCATGCGCGACGCCCTCAAGCTGCTGCCGCTGGGTGTCGACAACGTGCGTCTGTACGTCAATCCGCAGGACTTCGAGCAGGCCAAAGCCCTGCGCGAACGTCATGAGGAAAGCTGGCGCATCGTCGAAGACGAGTCCTTGTTACCGGGCGGTTGCCGGGTCGAAACCGCGCACAGTCGCATTGATGCCAGCATCGAAAGCCGCGTCATCCAGGTCATGGACAAGCTGTTCGACCAGTTGCACGAACAAGTCCTTCATCCGGCCGAGCCGGACGTGAGCCTGGACATTCCTGAAGACATCAAACCGGCGGCAGTCCCGGAAGAGCCGCTCGCGGACGAACCCGATGCGCCTTGA
- the fliI gene encoding flagellar protein export ATPase FliI: protein MRLERTSFAKRLSTYAEATEIAGAPILEGRLLRMVGLTLEAEGLRAAMGTRCLVINDDSYHPSQVEAEVMGFSGSKVFLMPVGSVAGIAPGARVVPLAETGRLPMGMSMLGRVLDGAGRALDGKGGMKAEDWVPMDGPTINPLNRDPISVPLDVGIRCINGLLTVGRGQRLGLFAGTGVGKSVLLGMMTRFTEADIIVVGLIGERGREVKEFIEHILGEEGLKRSVVVASPADDAPLMRLRAAMYCTRIAEYFRDKGKNVLLLMDSLTRFAQAQREIALAIGEPPATKGYPPSVFAKLPKLVERAGNAEKGGGSITAFYTVLSEGDDQQDPIADSARGVLDGHIVLSRRLAEEGHYPAIDIEASISRVMPAVVSAEHMQRAQYFKQLWSRYQQSRDLISVGAYVAGGDRETDLAISLQPQLVRYQRQGLNDKINMGESQAYLETLFAPAAGG, encoded by the coding sequence ATGCGCCTTGAACGCACCAGTTTCGCCAAGCGCCTGAGCACCTATGCCGAGGCCACCGAAATTGCCGGCGCGCCGATTCTCGAAGGTCGCCTGCTGCGCATGGTCGGCCTCACGCTGGAAGCCGAAGGCCTGCGTGCAGCCATGGGCACGCGCTGCCTGGTGATCAACGACGACAGCTATCACCCCTCGCAGGTGGAAGCGGAAGTCATGGGCTTCTCCGGCAGCAAAGTATTTCTGATGCCGGTCGGCAGCGTCGCCGGCATTGCTCCGGGTGCCCGCGTGGTGCCGCTGGCCGAAACCGGTCGTTTGCCGATGGGCATGAGCATGCTCGGTCGCGTACTCGATGGTGCCGGTCGTGCGCTGGACGGCAAGGGCGGCATGAAAGCCGAAGACTGGGTGCCGATGGACGGCCCGACCATCAACCCGCTCAACCGTGACCCGATCAGCGTGCCGCTGGACGTCGGCATCCGTTGCATCAACGGTTTGTTGACGGTCGGTCGTGGTCAGCGCCTCGGTCTGTTCGCCGGTACTGGCGTGGGTAAATCCGTGCTGCTGGGCATGATGACCCGCTTCACCGAGGCCGACATCATCGTCGTGGGTCTGATCGGTGAGCGGGGTCGAGAAGTTAAGGAGTTCATCGAGCACATTCTCGGTGAAGAAGGCCTCAAGCGTTCGGTGGTGGTCGCCTCGCCGGCGGACGATGCGCCGCTGATGCGTTTGCGCGCGGCGATGTACTGCACGCGGATCGCCGAGTATTTCCGCGACAAGGGCAAGAACGTCCTGTTGCTGATGGATTCGCTGACCCGTTTCGCCCAGGCCCAGCGGGAAATCGCCCTGGCCATCGGCGAGCCGCCAGCGACCAAGGGTTATCCGCCATCGGTATTCGCCAAACTGCCGAAACTGGTGGAGCGCGCCGGTAACGCGGAGAAGGGCGGCGGTTCGATCACGGCGTTCTACACCGTGTTGTCCGAAGGCGATGACCAGCAGGACCCGATTGCCGACTCGGCGCGGGGCGTACTCGACGGGCACATCGTGCTGTCCCGGCGACTGGCCGAGGAAGGACACTACCCGGCCATCGATATCGAAGCGTCGATCAGCCGGGTGATGCCGGCGGTGGTCTCGGCGGAACATATGCAGCGTGCGCAGTATTTCAAGCAGTTGTGGTCGCGCTATCAGCAGAGTCGCGATCTGATCAGTGTCGGCGCCTATGTTGCTGGTGGCGACCGCGAGACCGATCTGGCGATTTCCCTGCAACCGCAGTTGGTCAGGTACCAGCGCCAGGGGCTGAACGACAAAATCAACATGGGCGAAAGCCAGGCTTATCTGGAAACGCTGTTCGCCCCTGCGGCGGGCGGGTAA
- the fliJ gene encoding flagellar export protein FliJ, which translates to MAVSRAARLAPVVDMAEQAEKTAVQRLGYFQGQVKVAESKLADLNAFRLDYSQQWIVRGSTGVSGQWLLGFQGFLAQLDTAVDQQRQSLVWHQNKLDKAREEWQQAFAKVEGLRKLVQRYREEAQRLEDKREQKLLDELSQRLPRHEPF; encoded by the coding sequence ATGGCCGTCAGCCGAGCCGCGCGCCTGGCACCGGTGGTGGACATGGCCGAACAGGCCGAGAAAACCGCCGTGCAACGCCTGGGCTATTTTCAGGGTCAGGTCAAAGTCGCCGAAAGCAAACTCGCCGACCTCAATGCCTTCCGTCTGGATTACTCGCAGCAATGGATCGTGCGCGGCAGCACCGGCGTGAGCGGGCAGTGGCTGCTTGGTTTTCAGGGCTTTCTGGCGCAACTCGACACCGCTGTCGATCAGCAGCGGCAAAGCCTGGTCTGGCACCAAAACAAGCTCGATAAGGCGCGTGAGGAATGGCAGCAGGCGTTCGCCAAAGTCGAAGGTTTGCGCAAGTTGGTGCAGCGTTATCGCGAAGAGGCGCAACGTCTCGAAGACAAGCGCGAGCAGAAACTGCTGGACGAGTTGTCCCAGCGGTTGCCACGACATGAACCCTTCTAG
- a CDS encoding STAS domain-containing protein, producing MSVVTEVSPDGQKLTISVRGRFDFGRHQEFRESYEHLAKKPESIVVDLKEATYLDSSALGMLLLLRDHAGGDDSDVRVVNSNSDVRKILAISNFDKLFDIS from the coding sequence ATGTCAGTCGTTACAGAAGTATCCCCGGATGGTCAAAAGCTGACGATTTCGGTCAGGGGGCGGTTCGATTTTGGCCGCCATCAGGAATTTCGTGAGTCTTATGAGCATCTTGCCAAGAAACCCGAATCCATTGTGGTCGATCTGAAAGAAGCCACCTACCTCGACAGTTCGGCATTGGGCATGCTGCTCCTGCTGCGCGATCACGCCGGCGGCGACGACTCGGATGTGCGGGTGGTCAACAGCAACTCCGACGTGCGCAAGATCCTCGCCATCTCCAACTTCGACAAGCTCTTCGACATCAGTTGA
- a CDS encoding ATP-binding SpoIIE family protein phosphatase produces the protein MQAQEPLTILIAEDSAADRLLLSTIVRRQGHEVLTAANGAEAVELFRRQQPDLVLMDAMMPVMDGFEAARQIKALAGETLVPIIFLTSLTESEALARCLEAGGDDFLAKPYNQVILAAKIKAMDRLRRLQATVLQQRDLIAKHHDYLLNEQRVAKAVFDKVAHSGCLSAPNIRYLQSPYALFNGDLLLAAYTPAGDMHVLLGDFTGHGLPAAVGAMPLAEVFYGMTAKGCGLAETLREMNAKLKRILPVDMFCCATLLCLSFQRRSVEVWNGGMPDGYLHRIASGEREPLAARHLPLGVLSPQAFDDRTEVHSMAVGDRVFLLSDGVLDTSDASDQLFGVERLQQVFANNREPDQLFEDIERALQAFRGEARDDVSMVEVSLLAPAQVKPSTPVYSDSGQSCPLDWSVSFEFRGTTLKRFNPLPYLLQLLLEVHGLRVQGGAIYSVLAELYSNALEHGVLGLDSSLKRDASGFARYYGQRNTRLESLQDGYVRVHLQVTPRGEGGCLVIRVEDSGAGFDVARVMERPLDGVRLSGRGVSLVRQLGRNASWSDEGRSARVEFFWEVEA, from the coding sequence ATGCAGGCGCAAGAGCCGCTGACCATCCTGATCGCCGAAGACAGCGCTGCCGACCGCTTGCTGCTGTCGACCATCGTCCGTCGCCAGGGGCACGAAGTCCTGACGGCGGCCAACGGTGCAGAAGCGGTCGAATTGTTTCGTCGCCAGCAACCCGATCTGGTCCTGATGGACGCGATGATGCCGGTGATGGACGGCTTTGAAGCTGCGCGGCAGATCAAGGCGCTGGCCGGAGAAACGCTGGTGCCGATCATCTTCCTCACATCGCTGACTGAGAGCGAAGCGCTGGCCCGTTGTCTGGAGGCCGGTGGCGACGACTTTCTGGCGAAGCCCTACAATCAGGTGATCCTCGCCGCCAAAATCAAGGCGATGGATCGCTTGCGGCGCCTTCAGGCCACGGTCCTGCAACAGCGCGACCTGATCGCCAAACATCACGATTACCTGCTTAACGAGCAACGCGTCGCCAAAGCGGTGTTCGACAAAGTCGCGCATTCCGGTTGCCTGAGTGCGCCGAATATTCGCTACCTGCAGTCACCTTATGCGTTGTTCAACGGGGATCTGCTGCTGGCGGCGTACACGCCGGCCGGTGACATGCATGTGCTGTTGGGGGACTTCACCGGCCATGGTCTGCCGGCGGCGGTGGGGGCGATGCCGCTGGCGGAGGTGTTTTACGGCATGACCGCCAAAGGTTGCGGGCTGGCTGAAACCCTGCGCGAGATGAACGCCAAGCTCAAGCGCATCCTGCCGGTGGACATGTTCTGCTGCGCGACGCTGCTGTGTCTTAGTTTTCAACGGCGTTCGGTCGAGGTGTGGAACGGTGGCATGCCCGACGGTTATCTGCACCGCATCGCCAGTGGCGAGCGCGAACCGCTGGCGGCGCGGCATTTGCCGTTGGGGGTGCTGAGCCCGCAGGCGTTCGACGATCGTACCGAAGTTCATTCAATGGCCGTGGGCGATCGGGTGTTTCTGTTGTCGGACGGGGTGCTCGACACCAGTGATGCCAGTGATCAACTGTTCGGTGTCGAGCGCCTGCAGCAGGTGTTTGCCAACAACCGTGAGCCGGATCAGTTGTTTGAGGATATCGAGCGCGCACTGCAAGCGTTTCGCGGTGAGGCTCGAGATGATGTGAGCATGGTCGAAGTCAGCCTCCTGGCGCCCGCGCAGGTCAAGCCGTCGACGCCGGTGTATTCCGACAGCGGCCAGTCGTGCCCGCTGGACTGGTCGGTGAGCTTCGAGTTTCGGGGTACCACGCTCAAGCGTTTCAATCCCTTGCCGTATCTGTTGCAGTTACTGCTGGAAGTGCACGGATTACGGGTGCAGGGTGGCGCCATCTACAGCGTGCTCGCCGAACTGTATTCCAATGCCCTGGAGCACGGCGTGCTTGGGCTCGACTCAAGCCTCAAGCGCGATGCATCGGGATTCGCTCGCTATTATGGGCAGCGCAACACGCGACTGGAGTCCCTGCAGGACGGTTACGTGCGCGTGCATTTGCAGGTCACGCCGCGAGGCGAGGGCGGGTGTCTGGTCATTCGCGTCGAAGACAGCGGCGCAGGCTTCGATGTGGCGAGGGTGATGGAGCGACCGCTGGACGGTGTCCGTCTGTCGGGGCGCGGAGTCAGCCTGGTCCGTCAATTGGGGCGCAACGCCAGTTGGTCGGACGAAGGTCGTAGTGCTCGCGTGGAGTTTTTCTGGGAGGTTGAGGCATAA
- a CDS encoding Hpt domain-containing protein yields the protein MADTHVDREALSVLREVMEEGYPELLDTFLADSESRLGELQKTSDAKVLSEVAHSFKGSASNMGAVRLAALCQELESDAKDKSPAEIVKLVAEISGEFAEVRPVYESEKHPAHTH from the coding sequence GTGGCTGACACACATGTAGATCGCGAGGCGCTGAGCGTACTGCGCGAAGTCATGGAGGAGGGTTATCCGGAGCTTCTGGATACCTTTCTGGCGGATTCCGAAAGTCGCTTGGGCGAGTTGCAAAAGACCTCTGATGCCAAGGTGTTGTCGGAAGTTGCCCATAGTTTCAAGGGCAGTGCCAGCAACATGGGAGCTGTCCGCCTGGCGGCGCTCTGCCAGGAACTCGAATCGGACGCCAAAGACAAGAGCCCGGCGGAAATAGTCAAACTGGTCGCTGAGATCAGCGGCGAATTTGCTGAAGTTCGTCCGGTTTACGAAAGCGAAAAACATCCCGCTCACACGCACTGA
- a CDS encoding flagellar hook-length control protein FliK yields the protein MPATPNILLQNAAQAKAQAASAKTSAMAADAGDKASSFAQVFADQGSKKPATSADNSVKSPRDKVADNGGKKDVGKDQSATSKPAVADSGNALPADKPAATDDKSVSGDDAIDTSQTPVTDAAPVDPTLDPALAAVVQPVVTPVVVPAPVVEAGAAPKTETPAVAVLPSVVKDPAASADSDFDPSTDPLDALPAVRMAMEQGGHISAASQAQPKATPAQAQADGELTSAQNFAAGMASMLDVQSDKDSTSQGGEKAFSGLIDEGLKDLKTATSDTRVDDFANRLAALTQAATPKTANAVPVNQPIAMHQSGWTEEVVNRVMYLSSVNLKAADIQLQPAELGRLDIRVNMVPDQQTQVTFMSAHPSVREALDGQMHRLREMFNQQGMGQVDVNVSDQNRGWQGQQGQEQAQQGQSGRSSAAGGRLDSADEELAPVSVAEATAQTASVIGSSAVDYYA from the coding sequence ATGCCTGCGACCCCCAACATTCTTCTTCAGAACGCCGCCCAGGCCAAGGCTCAGGCCGCCTCTGCCAAAACCTCGGCAATGGCCGCAGACGCCGGGGACAAGGCCTCAAGCTTCGCTCAAGTGTTCGCCGATCAAGGTTCGAAAAAGCCTGCGACGAGCGCTGACAACTCGGTCAAATCACCGCGTGACAAGGTCGCTGACAATGGCGGCAAAAAGGACGTCGGCAAGGATCAGTCGGCCACTTCCAAGCCTGCCGTTGCCGATAGCGGCAATGCCTTGCCTGCCGACAAGCCTGCCGCGACCGATGACAAGTCCGTCAGCGGCGATGACGCCATTGATACGTCGCAGACCCCGGTGACCGACGCCGCGCCGGTCGACCCGACGCTGGATCCTGCGTTGGCCGCCGTAGTGCAGCCGGTAGTGACCCCAGTCGTAGTGCCAGCTCCGGTCGTCGAAGCCGGCGCCGCGCCGAAAACCGAAACCCCGGCAGTCGCCGTGTTGCCAAGTGTGGTCAAAGACCCGGCAGCCAGCGCCGACAGCGATTTCGATCCTTCAACCGATCCACTCGATGCGTTGCCGGCCGTGCGCATGGCGATGGAGCAGGGCGGGCACATTTCCGCTGCCAGCCAGGCACAACCGAAAGCGACCCCTGCGCAAGCTCAGGCTGACGGTGAATTGACCTCGGCGCAGAACTTTGCCGCCGGCATGGCGAGCATGCTCGACGTGCAGTCCGACAAGGACAGCACCAGTCAGGGTGGCGAGAAAGCCTTCAGCGGGTTGATCGACGAGGGTCTGAAAGACCTGAAAACCGCGACCAGCGATACCCGCGTCGATGACTTTGCCAACCGCCTGGCTGCACTGACTCAGGCTGCCACGCCGAAGACTGCGAACGCCGTGCCGGTGAACCAGCCGATCGCCATGCATCAAAGCGGCTGGACGGAAGAAGTGGTCAACCGCGTCATGTATCTGTCGAGCGTCAACCTGAAGGCGGCGGACATTCAATTGCAGCCCGCCGAACTCGGTCGCCTGGATATCCGCGTGAACATGGTGCCGGACCAGCAGACGCAAGTGACGTTCATGAGCGCGCACCCAAGTGTGCGTGAAGCGCTTGACGGGCAGATGCATCGTCTGCGGGAGATGTTCAACCAGCAGGGCATGGGCCAGGTCGACGTTAACGTGTCTGACCAGAACCGTGGCTGGCAGGGCCAGCAAGGTCAGGAACAGGCGCAGCAGGGCCAGAGTGGTCGTAGCAGCGCTGCCGGTGGTCGTCTGGATTCGGCGGATGAAGAATTGGCGCCTGTCAGCGTGGCCGAAGCTACCGCGCAGACCGCCAGTGTGATCGGCTCCAGCGCCGTCGACTATTACGCCTGA
- the fliL gene encoding flagellar basal body-associated protein FliL: MAKSETAAVKDPATKGKLKLIIVIVLALLLAIGASVGATWFFMHSAQSKPAEAADAAPVGKQPAIFEPMAPAFVANYTQNGRQRYMQVSITMLGRNQADLEALKVHMPVIRNNLVMLFSGQDFATLATPVGQEMLRQKATASVQEVAQKELGKVVIEQLLFTNFVLQ, translated from the coding sequence ATGGCGAAGAGCGAAACAGCAGCAGTAAAAGACCCCGCGACCAAAGGCAAACTCAAGCTGATCATCGTGATCGTGCTGGCGTTGCTGCTGGCCATTGGCGCGTCCGTGGGGGCGACCTGGTTCTTCATGCACAGTGCCCAAAGCAAGCCTGCCGAGGCCGCCGATGCTGCGCCGGTCGGCAAGCAACCGGCGATTTTCGAGCCTATGGCGCCGGCGTTTGTCGCCAACTACACCCAGAATGGCCGTCAACGCTACATGCAGGTGAGCATCACCATGCTGGGCCGCAATCAGGCCGATCTGGAAGCGCTGAAAGTGCACATGCCGGTGATTCGCAACAACCTGGTAATGCTCTTCTCCGGTCAGGATTTCGCCACATTGGCGACGCCGGTCGGGCAGGAGATGTTGCGCCAGAAGGCTACAGCCAGCGTCCAGGAAGTGGCGCAAAAGGAGCTGGGCAAAGTGGTGATCGAACAGTTGCTTTTCACTAATTTCGTACTGCAGTAG
- the fliM gene encoding flagellar motor switch protein FliM yields MAVQDLLSQDEIDALLHGVDDGLVQTDNAAEPGSVKSYDLTSQDRIVRGRMPTLEMINERFARYTRISMFNMLRRSADVAVGGVQVMKFGEYVHSLYVPTSLNLVKIKPLRGTALFILDAKLVFKLVDNFFGGDGRHAKIEGREFTPTELRVVRMVLEQAFVDLKEAWQAIMEVNFEYINSEVNPAMANIVGPSEAIVVSTFHIELDGGGGDLHVTMPYSMIEPVREMLDAGFQSDLDDQDERWVNALRQDVLDVDVPIGATVARRQLKLRDILHMQPGDVIPVEMPEEMIMRANGVPAFKVKMGSHKGNLALQVIEPIERR; encoded by the coding sequence ATGGCCGTGCAGGATCTGCTGTCCCAGGATGAAATCGATGCGCTGTTGCATGGCGTCGACGATGGTCTGGTACAGACCGATAACGCTGCCGAACCCGGCAGTGTCAAAAGCTACGACCTGACCAGCCAGGATCGCATCGTCCGTGGACGCATGCCGACTCTGGAGATGATCAACGAGCGTTTTGCCCGTTACACTCGCATCAGCATGTTCAACATGCTGCGCCGCTCGGCGGACGTTGCCGTCGGTGGCGTACAGGTGATGAAGTTTGGCGAGTACGTGCACTCGCTGTACGTGCCGACCAGCCTCAACCTGGTCAAGATCAAGCCGTTGCGCGGCACTGCGCTGTTCATCCTCGACGCCAAACTGGTGTTCAAGCTGGTGGACAACTTCTTCGGCGGCGATGGCCGTCACGCCAAGATCGAAGGGCGTGAATTCACCCCGACCGAACTGCGCGTGGTGCGCATGGTGCTGGAGCAGGCGTTCGTCGACTTGAAAGAAGCCTGGCAGGCGATCATGGAAGTCAACTTCGAGTACATCAACTCGGAAGTGAACCCGGCCATGGCCAACATCGTCGGCCCGAGCGAAGCAATTGTGGTCTCCACCTTCCACATCGAACTCGATGGCGGTGGCGGCGATCTGCACGTGACCATGCCGTACTCGATGATCGAGCCGGTGCGCGAAATGCTCGACGCCGGTTTCCAGTCGGACCTCGACGATCAGGACGAGCGCTGGGTCAACGCCCTGCGCCAGGACGTGCTCGATGTCGACGTGCCGATCGGTGCCACCGTGGCCCGCCGCCAGTTGAAACTGCGCGACATCCTGCACATGCAGCCGGGGGATGTGATCCCGGTGGAAATGCCGGAAGAAATGATCATGCGCGCCAACGGCGTGCCGGCCTTCAAGGTCAAGATGGGCTCGCACAAAGGCAACCTCGCGTTGCAGGTTATCGAGCCAATCGAGCGCCGCTGA
- the fliN gene encoding flagellar motor switch protein FliN — translation MNDDMNAQDDQALADEWAAALEETGDAGQADIDALLAADAGAASSNRLPMEEFGSVPKNNDPVTLDGPNLDVILDIPVSISMEVGSTDINIRNLLQLNQGSVIELDRLAGEPLDVLVNGTLIAHGEVVVVNEKFGIRLTDVISPSERIKKLR, via the coding sequence ATGAACGACGATATGAACGCCCAGGACGATCAGGCACTGGCTGATGAATGGGCCGCCGCCCTCGAAGAAACCGGTGATGCCGGCCAGGCTGACATCGACGCACTGCTGGCCGCCGACGCTGGCGCCGCGAGCTCCAACCGTCTGCCGATGGAAGAGTTCGGCAGCGTGCCGAAGAACAACGATCCGGTGACGCTGGACGGTCCGAATCTGGACGTGATCCTCGATATCCCGGTGTCCATCTCGATGGAAGTGGGCAGCACTGACATCAACATCCGCAACCTGCTGCAACTGAACCAGGGCTCGGTGATCGAGCTTGATCGCCTGGCCGGTGAGCCGCTGGACGTACTGGTCAACGGCACGCTGATCGCGCACGGCGAAGTGGTAGTGGTCAACGAGAAGTTCGGCATCCGCCTGACCGACGTGATCAGTCCAAGCGAACGCATCAAGAAGCTGCGCTGA
- the fliO gene encoding flagellar biosynthetic protein FliO, translating to MKRFLWVLLALPLSVLAAEPAATAGTAATTAAPVAATAPMVNSGVAGQLTQLVFGLLLVLGLIFFLAWLLRRVQQAGPAGKGQVIELIGSRALGPRDRLMLVQVGNEQILLGLSPGTITALHVLKEPVEVPGGSEKATPEFAQHLLKILGKDQKDKK from the coding sequence GTGAAGCGGTTTCTCTGGGTTCTACTGGCATTGCCATTGAGCGTGCTCGCCGCTGAACCGGCGGCAACTGCTGGCACGGCGGCTACCACTGCTGCGCCTGTCGCCGCTACTGCGCCAATGGTCAACAGTGGCGTGGCCGGGCAATTGACGCAGCTTGTGTTTGGCCTGTTGCTGGTGCTGGGGTTGATCTTCTTCCTCGCCTGGCTGTTGCGCCGGGTGCAGCAGGCGGGGCCTGCGGGCAAAGGGCAGGTGATCGAGCTGATCGGTTCGCGCGCGCTGGGTCCGCGTGACCGTTTGATGCTGGTGCAGGTCGGTAACGAGCAGATTCTGCTCGGGCTGAGCCCTGGCACCATCACCGCGCTGCACGTGCTCAAGGAGCCGGTCGAGGTGCCGGGTGGCAGCGAGAAAGCGACGCCGGAATTCGCCCAGCACCTGCTGAAGATTCTCGGCAAGGATCAGAAGGATAAGAAGTAA
- the fliP gene encoding flagellar type III secretion system pore protein FliP (The bacterial flagellar biogenesis protein FliP forms a type III secretion system (T3SS)-type pore required for flagellar assembly.) → MGALRIVLTLALMLAAPLALAADPLSIPAITLGTNADGAQEYSVSLQILLIMTALSFIPAAVILMTSFTRIIIVFSILRQALGLQQTPSNQILTGMALFLTMFIMAPVFDRVNNDALQPYLAEKLTAQQAVEKAQVPIKDFMLAQTRTSDLELFMRLSKRTDIATPDQAPLTILVPAFVTSELKTAFQIGFMIFIPFLIIDLVVASVLMAMGMMMLSPLIISLPFKIMLFVLVDGWALIIGTLASSFGGVTP, encoded by the coding sequence ATGGGTGCGCTACGCATCGTCTTGACGCTGGCTCTGATGCTGGCCGCGCCGCTGGCATTGGCCGCCGATCCGTTGTCGATCCCGGCGATCACGCTGGGCACCAACGCCGACGGCGCTCAGGAGTATTCGGTCAGTCTGCAGATCCTGCTGATCATGACCGCGCTGAGTTTTATCCCGGCGGCGGTCATCCTGATGACCAGTTTTACCCGGATCATCATTGTCTTCTCGATCCTGCGTCAGGCCCTCGGGCTGCAACAGACGCCGTCGAACCAGATCCTCACCGGTATGGCGCTGTTTCTGACCATGTTCATCATGGCCCCGGTGTTCGACCGGGTGAACAACGATGCGCTGCAACCGTATCTGGCGGAAAAACTCACCGCCCAGCAAGCGGTGGAAAAAGCCCAGGTGCCGATCAAGGATTTCATGCTCGCGCAGACGCGTACCAGCGATCTGGAGCTGTTCATGCGCCTGTCCAAGCGCACTGACATCGCCACCCCGGATCAGGCGCCGCTGACCATTCTGGTGCCGGCGTTCGTCACATCCGAACTCAAGACCGCGTTCCAGATCGGCTTCATGATCTTCATTCCGTTCCTGATCATTGACCTCGTCGTGGCCAGTGTACTGATGGCGATGGGTATGATGATGCTCTCGCCGCTGATCATTTCCCTGCCGTTCAAGATCATGTTGTTCGTGCTGGTGGATGGCTGGGCGCTGATTATCGGCACGCTTGCCAGCAGTTTTGGAGGTGTCACGCCATGA
- the fliQ gene encoding flagellar biosynthesis protein FliQ, with product MTPEVAVDIFREALWLTTMMVAILVVPSLLVGLLVSMFQAATQINEQTLSFLPRLLVMLVTLIVGGPWIVQTFMEYIIQLYKNIPMVIG from the coding sequence ATGACGCCAGAAGTCGCGGTCGACATATTCCGCGAAGCCCTGTGGCTGACCACCATGATGGTCGCCATCCTGGTGGTGCCAAGTCTGTTGGTCGGTCTGCTGGTGTCGATGTTTCAGGCGGCGACGCAGATCAACGAACAAACGCTGAGCTTCCTGCCGCGTCTTTTGGTGATGCTGGTGACCCTGATCGTCGGCGGTCCGTGGATCGTGCAGACCTTCATGGAATACATCATTCAGCTGTACAAAAACATTCCGATGGTTATCGGCTAA